In Bradyrhizobium guangxiense, the following are encoded in one genomic region:
- a CDS encoding SDR family oxidoreductase, with protein sequence MRSVVVTGASTGIGWATAKFLIGRGYRVFGSVRKRADADRLKAELGANFIPLLFDVTDEAAVLAAARTVREMLGGETLAGLVNNAGVAVAGPVLELSADDFRRQMDINVIGPVIATQAFGPLLGADPSLKGPKGRIVMISSVAGKNGNPLSAPYCTSKHAVEGLSESLRRELMLFGIDVIIVAPGAVKTPIWSKAEQIDLSIYQNSPYLPALNKVMAFMMDLGAKGLPAERIAEVVFEALTAARPKVRYQITPDPVRHLIAAVLPKRTLDRIIARRLGFLPR encoded by the coding sequence ATGCGATCCGTCGTCGTCACCGGTGCATCCACCGGCATCGGATGGGCTACTGCAAAATTCCTGATCGGCCGCGGTTATCGCGTCTTCGGCAGCGTTCGCAAGCGGGCCGATGCCGACCGGCTCAAGGCTGAGCTCGGCGCCAATTTTATCCCGCTCCTGTTCGACGTCACCGACGAGGCCGCCGTCCTTGCCGCCGCGCGAACGGTCCGCGAGATGCTGGGCGGAGAGACGCTGGCGGGCCTCGTCAACAATGCGGGCGTCGCGGTCGCCGGCCCCGTGCTCGAATTGTCGGCCGACGATTTCCGCCGCCAGATGGACATCAACGTGATCGGCCCGGTCATCGCGACGCAGGCGTTCGGGCCGCTGCTCGGTGCCGATCCGTCGCTGAAGGGGCCGAAGGGGCGGATCGTGATGATCAGCTCAGTCGCGGGCAAGAACGGCAATCCGCTGTCGGCGCCTTACTGCACCTCCAAGCACGCCGTCGAGGGACTATCGGAAAGCCTGCGCCGCGAATTGATGCTGTTCGGCATCGACGTCATCATCGTCGCTCCGGGTGCGGTGAAGACGCCGATCTGGAGCAAGGCGGAGCAGATCGATCTCTCCATCTACCAGAACTCGCCCTATCTGCCGGCGCTGAACAAGGTCATGGCGTTCATGATGGACCTCGGCGCCAAGGGCCTGCCGGCCGAGCGCATCGCCGAGGTCGTGTTCGAGGCACTGACGGCGGCGCGCCCCAAGGTGCGCTACCAGATCACGCCCGACCCGGTGCGCCACCTGATCGCGGCCGTGCTGCCGAAGCGGACGCTCGACCGCATCATCGCCAGACGGCTCGGCTTCCTGCCACGGTGA
- a CDS encoding ferric reductase-like transmembrane domain-containing protein: MSQRQGWFEGWRLLAALTLSLIALSLWIAAMRQFEVAGVRMVIRFTARSSLLLFCLAFSAAALARLWPNGWTRWQRRNRRYLGLSFAASHTIHAIAISAFAWMDPAGFAEATSSASYIFGGIGYAIIIAMSATSFDRAAALIGPRAWRMLHLAGSYYLWLQFMVSFGKRVPAMPLYAAFLIPLLIVLALRMIAMARHPRGRAVAAG, translated from the coding sequence ATGTCACAACGTCAGGGCTGGTTCGAAGGCTGGCGGCTGCTGGCCGCCCTCACCCTCAGCTTGATCGCACTCAGCCTGTGGATCGCCGCGATGCGACAGTTCGAGGTCGCGGGCGTGCGGATGGTGATCCGGTTCACCGCGCGCAGCTCGCTGCTGCTGTTCTGCCTCGCCTTCAGCGCCGCGGCGCTAGCGCGGCTGTGGCCCAATGGCTGGACGCGCTGGCAGCGCCGCAACCGCCGCTATCTCGGCTTGAGTTTTGCGGCCTCCCACACCATCCACGCAATCGCGATCAGCGCCTTCGCCTGGATGGATCCAGCCGGTTTTGCGGAGGCGACCTCGTCCGCCTCCTACATCTTCGGTGGGATCGGCTATGCCATCATCATTGCCATGAGCGCGACCTCGTTCGACCGCGCCGCCGCGCTGATCGGGCCGCGCGCCTGGCGCATGCTGCATCTTGCTGGCAGCTATTATCTCTGGCTTCAGTTCATGGTCTCGTTCGGCAAGCGCGTGCCGGCGATGCCGCTCTATGCCGCCTTCCTCATTCCGCTGCTGATCGTGCTGGCGCTGCGCATGATCGCGATGGCTCGCCATCCACGCGGGCGGGCCGTAGCGGCGGGCTAG
- the ilvC gene encoding ketol-acid reductoisomerase: MRVYYDRDADLNLIKGKKVAIVGYGSQGHAHALNLKDSGVKEVAIALRKDSSSVKKAEAAGFKVMEVAEAAKWADLVMMLTPDELQGDIYREHLHDNMKKGAALVFAHGLNVHFNLLDPRADLDVLMIAPKGPGHTVRSEYQRGGGVPCLIAIAKDVSGNAHDLGLSYASAVGGGRAGIIETTFKEECETDLFGEQVVLCGGLVELIKGGYETLVEAGYAPEMAYFECLHEVKLIVDLIYEGGIANMNYSISNTAEYGEYVTGPRIITDETKKEMRKVLADIQGGKFARDWMLENKVNQTSFKATRAKLAAHPIEEVGAKLRDMMPWIKKGALVDKSKN; encoded by the coding sequence ATGCGTGTTTATTACGATCGCGACGCCGACCTGAACCTGATCAAGGGCAAGAAGGTCGCCATCGTCGGCTATGGCAGCCAGGGCCATGCCCATGCGCTCAATCTGAAGGATTCCGGCGTCAAGGAAGTCGCCATTGCGCTGCGCAAGGACTCGAGCTCGGTGAAGAAGGCGGAAGCCGCCGGCTTCAAGGTGATGGAAGTCGCCGAAGCCGCCAAATGGGCCGACCTCGTCATGATGCTGACCCCGGACGAGCTCCAGGGCGACATCTATCGCGAGCACCTGCACGACAACATGAAGAAGGGCGCCGCCCTGGTGTTCGCGCACGGCCTCAACGTCCACTTCAACCTGCTCGACCCGCGCGCCGACCTCGACGTGCTGATGATCGCGCCGAAGGGCCCCGGCCACACCGTGCGCTCCGAGTATCAGCGCGGCGGCGGCGTGCCCTGCCTGATCGCGATCGCCAAGGACGTCTCGGGCAACGCCCATGACCTCGGCCTGTCCTATGCTTCGGCTGTCGGCGGCGGCCGCGCCGGCATCATCGAGACCACCTTCAAGGAAGAGTGCGAGACCGACCTGTTCGGCGAGCAGGTGGTGCTCTGCGGCGGCCTGGTCGAGCTGATCAAGGGTGGCTACGAGACCCTGGTCGAAGCCGGCTATGCCCCGGAGATGGCCTATTTCGAGTGCCTGCACGAAGTGAAGCTGATCGTCGACCTGATCTATGAAGGCGGCATCGCCAACATGAACTACTCGATCTCCAACACCGCTGAGTACGGCGAGTACGTCACCGGCCCGCGCATCATCACCGACGAGACCAAGAAGGAGATGCGCAAGGTTCTGGCCGACATCCAGGGCGGCAAGTTCGCCCGCGACTGGATGCTCGAGAACAAGGTCAACCAGACCTCGTTCAAGGCGACCCGTGCCAAGCTCGCGGCGCACCCGATCGAGGAAGTCGGCGCGAAGCTGCGCGACATGATGCCCTGGATCAAGAAGGGCGCGCTGGTCGACAAGAGCAAGAACTGA
- a CDS encoding LTA synthase family protein has product MASAPNPGPSATTAVLASVAALGIWRLLAVAAPHLAALALMYETETDFGSRLSFVLAWGILNFFWITLLRRPALSGALSLTMVVVLVLLSRLKHDVVQMTVNFIDLMMIDRDTVAFLFTIFPNLRWSVILAGLVTLPLMYALWWLDPFRIRRLPALACKLACLAALVGYSLYHPDEAWRGYYDDGYLSKFFRSGVSSVSDFVQYGFMESAAATNERLNMPLVDSCHPAGRRPNIIMIHDESSFDIRAAQGIKVPQGYGGHFKSWDGKQRTFLAESNGGPSWFTEYNVLAGLSSRSFGRFAYFVTRIASNRVERGLPLALRRCGYDTMSLYPAHGGFMGARSFQMTTGIERFFDSKDLGAKDVEPDSFFYDKALQLMGQQPPNKPLFTFIYLGANHFPWETRFRPDLLPNWRAPGNVPSIDEYLRRQAMSAEQYKAFIAGLKKNFPGEPFLIVRYGDHQPEFAPQILEPGLDEGALGKKLDAYDPRLYATYYAIDAVNFEPVRSEAVMDTIDGPYLPLVIQEAAGIPLDPSFAEQKQIMLRCKGAFYSCKDGAEARRLNRLLIEAGMIRGL; this is encoded by the coding sequence ATGGCGTCCGCGCCCAATCCAGGTCCTTCTGCCACGACCGCCGTGCTGGCGAGCGTCGCCGCGCTCGGCATCTGGCGGTTGCTCGCCGTTGCAGCGCCGCATCTGGCGGCGCTCGCGCTGATGTACGAGACCGAGACCGATTTCGGCTCCCGGCTGTCCTTCGTACTGGCCTGGGGCATCCTCAACTTCTTCTGGATCACGCTGCTGCGCCGCCCGGCACTGTCGGGCGCGCTGTCGCTGACCATGGTCGTCGTGCTGGTGCTGCTGTCGCGGCTCAAGCACGACGTGGTGCAGATGACGGTCAACTTCATCGACTTGATGATGATCGACCGCGACACCGTCGCTTTCCTGTTCACGATCTTCCCGAATTTACGCTGGTCGGTGATCCTCGCAGGCCTCGTCACGCTGCCGCTGATGTATGCGCTGTGGTGGCTCGATCCGTTCCGCATCCGCCGCCTGCCGGCGCTGGCCTGCAAGCTGGCCTGCCTCGCCGCGCTGGTCGGCTATTCGCTCTATCATCCGGACGAAGCCTGGCGCGGCTATTACGACGACGGCTATCTCTCGAAATTCTTCCGCTCCGGCGTCAGCTCGGTCTCCGACTTCGTGCAATACGGCTTCATGGAATCGGCCGCTGCGACCAATGAGCGGCTCAACATGCCGCTGGTCGATTCCTGCCATCCTGCCGGCCGCAGGCCGAACATCATCATGATCCATGATGAATCGAGCTTCGACATCCGCGCCGCCCAGGGCATCAAGGTGCCGCAAGGCTATGGCGGCCACTTCAAATCCTGGGACGGCAAGCAGCGCACATTCCTGGCCGAGAGCAATGGCGGGCCGAGCTGGTTCACCGAGTACAACGTGCTCGCGGGGCTCTCCTCGCGCTCGTTCGGCCGCTTCGCCTATTTCGTCACACGCATCGCCTCGAACCGCGTCGAGCGCGGGTTGCCGCTCGCGCTGCGCCGTTGCGGCTACGACACGATGTCGCTCTATCCCGCCCATGGCGGCTTCATGGGCGCCCGCAGCTTCCAGATGACGACCGGCATCGAGCGCTTCTTTGACTCGAAGGATCTCGGCGCCAAGGACGTCGAGCCCGACAGCTTCTTCTACGACAAGGCGCTCCAGCTGATGGGCCAGCAGCCGCCAAACAAGCCGCTGTTCACCTTCATCTATCTCGGCGCCAATCATTTCCCCTGGGAGACGCGCTTCCGTCCGGACCTGCTGCCGAACTGGCGCGCGCCGGGCAATGTGCCGTCGATCGACGAATATCTGCGGCGGCAGGCGATGAGCGCCGAGCAGTACAAGGCGTTCATCGCAGGTCTGAAGAAGAATTTTCCGGGCGAGCCTTTCCTGATCGTGCGTTATGGCGATCATCAGCCGGAGTTCGCGCCGCAGATCCTCGAGCCCGGGCTCGATGAGGGCGCGCTCGGCAAGAAGCTGGACGCTTATGATCCGCGCCTCTACGCGACCTATTACGCGATCGACGCCGTCAATTTCGAGCCGGTCAGAAGCGAGGCCGTGATGGACACGATCGACGGTCCCTATCTGCCGCTGGTCATCCAGGAGGCCGCCGGCATCCCGCTCGACCCGTCCTTCGCCGAGCAGAAGCAGATCATGCTCCGCTGCAAGGGCGCCTTCTACAGCTGCAAGGACGGCGCTGAAGCGCGGCGATTGAACCGCCTGCTGATCGAGGCGGGGATGATCAGAGGGCTGTAG
- a CDS encoding DUF1330 domain-containing protein, with amino-acid sequence MAAYVIFDVEIRDPQQYQSFMLGVKPALEAAGARYLARGGVHKVYEGDWQPRRIVILEFPSVAAWEEFYHGPTYQGLKSIRDACSSARLVSVEGI; translated from the coding sequence ATGGCAGCCTACGTGATTTTCGACGTCGAGATCAGGGATCCCCAGCAGTACCAGAGCTTCATGCTGGGCGTGAAACCCGCCTTGGAGGCGGCGGGGGCCAGGTATCTGGCACGCGGCGGCGTTCACAAGGTCTATGAAGGAGATTGGCAGCCCCGCAGGATCGTCATCCTTGAATTCCCATCCGTCGCGGCCTGGGAGGAGTTCTACCATGGCCCCACGTATCAGGGCCTCAAGTCCATCCGGGACGCCTGCAGCTCTGCCCGGCTGGTCAGCGTCGAAGGCATTTAG
- a CDS encoding ABC transporter substrate-binding protein: MKRRRFVLAAGTAPLWIWPSFAQTSRPTIGFLASGSPETFVTVVSGFQEGLKAAGLTEASNVTIEYRWAQGQFSRLPSLAAELVQQRVDVIVTMGGNVAALAAKQATSSVPIVFLTGDDPVATGLVDSLSRPGGNITGITWLAGELGGKNLELVSELVPAALTIGVLINPNRPTAEAQLEGAKAAAKAIGKTIHVLKASQTVEIDQAFAEMTQARVDALFVTVDPVFIVNRVQIIKAAAKQRLPTLYFQREFVDLGGLVSYGASAHDAARLVGGYAARIVRGAKPADLPVQRSTKIETIINLRTARSLDMTIPSNLLARADQVIE; the protein is encoded by the coding sequence ATGAAACGACGCAGATTTGTTCTGGCGGCCGGCACTGCGCCGCTCTGGATTTGGCCAAGCTTTGCGCAGACCTCCCGCCCGACCATCGGCTTTCTGGCCAGCGGTTCGCCGGAGACATTCGTCACGGTCGTGTCAGGATTTCAGGAAGGTCTCAAGGCGGCCGGGCTTACGGAAGCAAGCAACGTCACCATCGAGTATCGCTGGGCGCAGGGACAATTCAGTCGGCTGCCGTCTCTCGCCGCAGAGCTCGTCCAGCAGCGGGTCGACGTGATCGTTACCATGGGTGGCAACGTCGCTGCCCTTGCGGCGAAGCAGGCAACGTCGAGCGTTCCGATCGTCTTCCTGACCGGAGACGATCCGGTCGCCACCGGATTGGTCGACAGCCTGAGCAGACCCGGTGGCAACATCACCGGTATCACCTGGCTTGCCGGCGAGCTCGGCGGAAAAAATCTGGAGCTGGTGAGCGAGCTGGTCCCGGCGGCCCTAACGATCGGCGTGCTGATCAATCCGAACAGGCCGACTGCAGAGGCCCAGCTCGAAGGCGCAAAGGCCGCGGCCAAAGCCATCGGGAAGACCATCCACGTGCTCAAGGCCAGTCAAACGGTCGAGATCGACCAGGCCTTTGCCGAGATGACGCAAGCGCGCGTCGATGCACTGTTCGTGACGGTCGATCCCGTCTTCATCGTCAACCGGGTTCAGATCATCAAGGCGGCGGCAAAACAGCGGCTGCCGACGCTGTACTTTCAGCGCGAGTTCGTCGACCTCGGCGGCCTCGTGAGTTACGGGGCCAGCGCGCATGACGCCGCGCGGCTCGTCGGGGGCTATGCTGCGCGCATCGTCAGGGGCGCCAAGCCGGCGGATCTTCCCGTTCAGCGTTCAACCAAGATCGAGACGATCATCAATCTGAGAACCGCCAGATCGCTCGACATGACAATTCCGTCAAACCTGCTGGCCCGAGCCGACCAGGTGATCGAATAG
- a CDS encoding class I SAM-dependent methyltransferase, whose amino-acid sequence MLARDWYYNERNRMGIEPAVASIYDNHDDADLRARAALKMLGVQRGWRIADIGCGNGVLATEAALMGAEVDAIDISPAMLALAEIYARDRKAPVRTQSAGLLSFSYRPESYDLIVSEFTLHHLPDFWKAVAISRIYRALKPGASFYLRDIVYASMPDAIERDVEQWADFQIKNHDFSRESVVAHMRDEYSTFGWVMERMLTDVGFTLVSADYHAPMHGTYLLRKSNSST is encoded by the coding sequence ATGCTGGCGCGCGACTGGTACTACAACGAGCGGAACCGGATGGGGATCGAGCCCGCTGTGGCCTCGATCTACGACAACCATGACGATGCCGATCTGCGGGCGCGCGCCGCGCTGAAAATGCTGGGGGTCCAGCGCGGCTGGCGCATCGCCGACATCGGCTGCGGCAACGGCGTGCTCGCCACCGAAGCGGCGCTGATGGGGGCCGAGGTCGACGCCATCGACATTTCGCCGGCGATGCTGGCGCTTGCCGAGATCTACGCCCGCGATCGCAAGGCGCCCGTGCGCACCCAATCGGCGGGCCTGCTCAGCTTTTCCTACCGGCCGGAATCCTACGATTTGATCGTCAGCGAGTTCACGCTGCATCACCTGCCGGACTTCTGGAAGGCGGTTGCGATTTCGCGGATCTATCGCGCGCTGAAGCCCGGCGCGAGCTTCTATCTGCGCGACATCGTCTACGCTTCGATGCCCGACGCCATCGAGCGCGACGTCGAGCAATGGGCCGACTTCCAGATCAAGAATCACGACTTTTCGCGCGAAAGCGTTGTCGCGCATATGCGCGACGAATATTCCACCTTCGGCTGGGTGATGGAGCGGATGCTGACCGACGTCGGCTTCACGCTGGTCTCGGCCGATTATCACGCACCCATGCACGGCACGTATCTGCTGCGCAAATCCAATTCTTCCACGTAA
- a CDS encoding LysE family translocator: MSQSLLYAFLIFMVVMYFTPGPNNIMLLSSGLTYGFRRTIPHIVGIVLGFAFMVAAVGLGLGSVFLAYPILQTILKYAGAAYLIYLAAAIAMSGPTKSGEGDGRGPMTFWGAAMFQWINAKGWVIVIGTITAYAAIAQFPLNIAIQTVISLIVGTVSTVVWALFGSALRPVLTSERLVRAFNILMAILLLASLYPVFMDA; encoded by the coding sequence ATGTCTCAGTCGCTGCTCTATGCCTTCCTCATCTTCATGGTCGTGATGTATTTCACGCCTGGACCGAACAACATCATGCTGCTGTCCTCGGGCCTGACCTACGGATTCCGGCGCACCATCCCGCACATCGTCGGCATCGTGCTCGGCTTCGCCTTCATGGTCGCCGCAGTCGGCCTCGGGCTCGGCTCGGTGTTCCTGGCCTATCCGATCCTCCAGACCATCCTGAAATATGCCGGTGCCGCCTACCTGATCTACCTCGCGGCCGCGATCGCCATGTCCGGTCCGACCAAGTCGGGGGAGGGGGACGGCCGCGGTCCGATGACCTTCTGGGGCGCGGCGATGTTCCAATGGATCAACGCCAAGGGCTGGGTAATCGTGATCGGCACCATCACCGCCTATGCGGCGATCGCCCAATTTCCACTCAACATCGCGATCCAGACCGTGATCAGCCTCATTGTCGGCACGGTCTCGACCGTCGTCTGGGCCCTGTTCGGCTCCGCATTGCGGCCGGTTCTGACCTCCGAGCGGCTGGTCCGCGCCTTCAATATACTGATGGCGATCCTGCTGCTGGCCTCCCTCTACCCCGTTTTCATGGATGCATGA
- the ilvN gene encoding acetolactate synthase small subunit → MNQPASAYFIEERHDPNETHTLAVLVQNEPGVLARVIGLFSGRGYNIESLTVSETEAQKHLSRITIVTTGTPMVIAQIKNQLDRMIPVYQVVDMTQTRRSIERELAMVKVRGQGEHRVEALRLADAFRARGIDATTESFVFEITGNTDKINQFIDLMRPLGLVEVSRTGVAAIGRGPEGM, encoded by the coding sequence ATGAACCAGCCCGCATCCGCCTATTTCATCGAGGAGCGTCACGATCCCAACGAGACCCACACGCTCGCGGTGCTCGTGCAGAACGAGCCCGGCGTGCTCGCGCGCGTCATCGGCCTGTTCTCGGGCCGCGGCTACAACATCGAGAGTCTCACGGTCTCGGAAACCGAAGCCCAGAAGCATCTGTCGCGCATCACCATCGTCACCACGGGTACGCCGATGGTGATCGCTCAGATCAAGAACCAGCTCGACCGCATGATCCCGGTCTACCAGGTCGTCGACATGACCCAGACCCGGCGCTCGATCGAGCGCGAGCTCGCCATGGTCAAGGTGCGCGGGCAGGGCGAGCATCGGGTCGAGGCGCTGAGGCTCGCGGATGCGTTCCGCGCCCGGGGGATCGACGCCACCACCGAGAGCTTTGTATTCGAGATCACAGGCAACACGGACAAGATCAATCAGTTTATCGACCTGATGCGTCCGCTCGGCCTCGTCGAGGTGTCGCGCACCGGTGTTGCCGCGATCGGTCGCGGGCCCGAAGGGATGTGA
- a CDS encoding EamA family transporter produces the protein MKPADILIAILVAIIWGLAFVASRIALDELSPELMTALRFSVAAVPCLFIRKPKIAWSLLIAISFTLFLGQFLSQAYGIAHGVPVGLTSVVVQSQALFTIGFAAIAFGERPTPVQTLGIVIAAAGLLMICGTVGYDFSVAAFAVLMISPLSFAVGNLLLRGARGVPMFDLFAWLCLASAVPLFVLALIANGPALTWTSLSHMSLTSALCILALGGISTSIAYWLWGRLLRDYPAAQVVPFALLVPFVGSAASSIAFGERFGPLRLAGMLTVIGGIAVMVLAKRPNALPKEPLPKTA, from the coding sequence ATGAAGCCGGCCGATATCCTCATCGCCATCCTGGTGGCGATCATCTGGGGGCTTGCCTTCGTGGCGAGCCGGATCGCGCTCGACGAGCTTTCGCCGGAGCTGATGACGGCGCTGCGCTTCAGCGTGGCTGCGGTCCCATGCCTGTTCATTCGCAAGCCCAAAATCGCCTGGTCGCTGCTGATCGCAATCAGTTTCACGCTCTTCCTCGGCCAGTTCCTGAGCCAGGCCTATGGTATCGCGCATGGCGTGCCGGTGGGGCTGACCAGCGTGGTCGTGCAGAGCCAGGCGCTGTTCACGATCGGCTTTGCCGCGATCGCATTCGGCGAACGCCCGACACCCGTGCAGACGCTCGGCATCGTCATTGCCGCGGCGGGCCTGCTGATGATCTGCGGCACTGTCGGCTACGATTTCAGCGTCGCTGCGTTTGCAGTGCTGATGATCTCGCCGCTCAGCTTTGCCGTCGGCAATCTGTTGCTGCGCGGCGCCCGCGGCGTGCCGATGTTCGACCTGTTCGCGTGGTTGTGTCTGGCCTCGGCCGTGCCGCTATTCGTTCTGGCGCTGATCGCCAATGGGCCGGCGCTGACCTGGACGTCTCTGAGCCACATGTCGCTGACATCGGCTCTCTGCATACTGGCGCTCGGCGGCATTTCGACCAGCATCGCCTATTGGCTGTGGGGCCGGCTGCTGCGCGACTATCCCGCCGCGCAAGTGGTGCCGTTCGCGCTGCTGGTGCCGTTCGTCGGCTCGGCTGCGTCGAGCATCGCGTTCGGCGAGCGGTTCGGACCCTTGCGGCTTGCCGGCATGCTGACCGTGATCGGCGGTATTGCCGTGATGGTGCTGGCGAAGCGGCCCAACGCCTTACCCAAAGAACCGTTGCCGAAGACGGCGTGA
- a CDS encoding TetR/AcrR family transcriptional regulator, giving the protein MPARPQSKPRARRPAAQAKPYHHGDLRRVLIDAALQLAAEGAEVSVREAARRAAVSPGAPFRHFPNRDALMAAVAGEAQRRFRAEIEAALREAPAAGPLARFRAFGLAYLRWAMRNPAHFEIISTGRYFAHGSSEELTRDNAELIALTEKILAEAAEQRLLRPADLKRIQIAGRALVYGLARMNLDGHFPRWGVEEGEIERMAEGVLDLFIAGIAKR; this is encoded by the coding sequence ATGCCTGCCCGTCCTCAGTCCAAGCCGCGTGCGCGCCGTCCCGCCGCCCAGGCCAAGCCTTATCACCACGGCGACCTTCGCCGCGTCCTGATCGATGCTGCGCTGCAGCTCGCGGCAGAGGGAGCGGAGGTCTCTGTCCGCGAGGCCGCGCGCCGGGCTGCGGTGTCGCCGGGGGCGCCTTTCCGGCACTTTCCGAACCGCGACGCCCTCATGGCCGCAGTGGCCGGGGAGGCGCAGCGGCGCTTTCGTGCCGAGATCGAGGCTGCGCTGCGGGAGGCTCCGGCGGCCGGCCCGCTCGCCCGTTTCCGCGCCTTCGGGCTCGCTTATCTGCGCTGGGCGATGCGCAATCCCGCCCATTTCGAGATCATCTCCACCGGGCGTTATTTTGCCCATGGCAGCTCCGAGGAGCTGACGCGCGACAATGCCGAGTTGATCGCGCTGACCGAGAAAATCCTGGCCGAGGCGGCGGAGCAGCGCCTGCTACGGCCGGCCGACCTCAAGCGCATCCAGATCGCCGGCCGCGCCCTGGTCTACGGTCTTGCCCGGATGAATCTCGACGGCCACTTTCCGCGCTGGGGCGTCGAGGAGGGTGAGATCGAGCGGATGGCGGAAGGGGTGCTCGACCTGTTCATCGCCGGGATCGCCAAGCGTTAG